CGGCGAGGTCGTTGTCGAACCAGTTGCCGTCGGCCTGGACCAGGCCTTCGAAGGAGATCTCCGAGCCGCCGATCACGTCGATGGCGACTTCGGCATGGGCGGCGGAGGCCGCGCCCGCGAGGAGCAGGGCCAGGGACAGGGACAGGCGGGAGAGCGTGGGCGTCTTGGCAGGGAGCATGGGAAGGGTCCTGGGCCGGGGGTGGCGCCGCCCACCCTAGGACCGGAATATTTCAGTCCCGTGACCTTTCTGGCACTTTTATGAATCCTGCATGGCTGGATGGTGGCATTTTCAGGTCATCCCTGTTGCGGTTGACATCCCCTCGTCACCGTTCCGCCATGTGCGGCCGGGGGCCGCGCTCAGCGCCACAGGCGGCCCTCCGCGCGCAGTGACATGCCCGCCCCGGAGGTTTCGAAGCCCTGGCTGGCCAGTGCCAGGCGCAGGGCCGGGTCGGCGGTCTCCACCCGGGCCAGCAGCGCCAGCTGGCCGCGGCGGTCCAGGTGCAGGGTGGCGTGCATGGCCGGCATCCCGTCCACCGGCGCGGCGCTGAACTCGGCCAGCCAGCGCCCGCCGTCGCAACGCGGGCGCGCGTGCAGCACCGGTGCCGGCATGCCTGCGCTGCCCGGCCCGGCCAGTTCGATCGCCAGCGCGCCGCCGGCCGCGATGCAGCGGTCGCGGTCGAACACCGCCGCGGCATTGTCCAGGGACAGGCGCAGGGGCAGGCCGGAGAGGGCGAGGTCGAGGTCGCCGCGCGCGTGTTCCACCCCGGTGCGCCGGCCCTGCAGGACGGTGGCCGCCAGGCGCGGCCCGGCGGCGGCCAGGCGCGCTTCGCCCAGGGCCAGGTGCCATGGCGACAGGCGCAGTGACACGCTGCCCAGCGCGGTGCGGTCCCAGTGGACCCCGTGCAGCTGGCCGTTCCAGAGGGTGCCGCTGGCGCCGGACGCGGCCAGTGGTGCGGGCATTCCGGTGGCGGCCAGGACCAGCCGCAGCGGCAGCCCGGCCAGCAGGACCCCCACGAAGACGGCCGCGAACAGCCCCCAGCGCAGGCGCGCGCTCATGGCGAGGGCGGCACGAACCGCGCCTGCACCCGCAGCCGCTGCTGGTTGCGGGCCACGCTGAGGGCGGCCGGCGCCAGGCCGTGTTCCCGGCGCAGTGCGTCCAGCCAGCCGAACAGCTGCGCCGGCGTGGCCGATTCGCTCTCGATCTCCAGGCCGCCGCCGTCCTCGCGCGCATTGCCGATCCGCAGGCCCGCCTGCGCCGCCGTGGCCAGCACCGCCTGCTTCAGCGCGGCCGGATCGGCCGGTCGTGCCGGCAGCTGCGCCTGCAGCAGCGCGATCCGGTCCACTTCGGCCTGGACCCGGGCCAGTTCCGCGGCGGCGCGCACATGCCGCGCCTGCGCGGCCTCGCCGGCGCGGCGCAGCGGCAAGAACACGCCGTACCAGAGCACGAACGCGGCGATCGCCGCGCACATCAGCACCAGCATCGCGCGCTCGCGCGGCTCGCGCTGCTGCCACCAGGCGCGCAGCGCCGCGCCCGCGCCGGGCGACGCGGGCGTGGCAGCGGACGGGGAATGCCCGGCGGAACGGCCGGCGGAAGAAGGCGTGCTCATCGGGCAGGCTCCAGGGTAACCAGGGTGCGCAGGCCGCCGTCGACCGGCTCGCCCGGTTGCGCGGACAGGCCGAAGCCGGCCGCCGCCAGGGGTTCGCGCAGCACTTCCAGGTCGGCCTCGCCGGCATGCACCAGGCCGGCCGCCAGGCCGCCGCCGGCGGCGTACTCCAGGCTGTCCACGCGCGCCTGTGGCAGGCGCTCCAGCGCCGCGGACAGGGCGGCCACCTGCAGCGCCAGCTGCCCCGGCGCGGACAGTTCGCGATGGCGCGCATGCACGGTGGCGACCGCGGTGCCGGGCGCGGCTTCCGGCAGCCGTGCCGCCGCCAGCGTCCCGGCCTGCCGTTCCAGCCAGTGCGCGCCGAGCGCGTGGCGCAGCGCCGAGGCCCCCTGCAGCAGCAGCGGCGACAGCAGGCACAGCGCGGCCAGCAGGGCCAGGCGCCGGCGCCGCGACGAAACCGCGCGGTCGCGCGGCCGGGCGTGCGCGTACTGCAGCAGGTCGATGCCGCCGGGGATGGCGGCGGCCGCGCCGGCCGCCAGCAGCGCCTCGACCGCGGCCGCATCCTCGACCTGGCGCATCCCGCGCGTGCCGATGATCCGCTGCGCCAGGGCCGGTTCGGCGGCCAGGGCCAGCTGCGGCCCGCGCACCAGCCACAGCCCGTCGTGTTCGAGCACCTGCAGCGGGCGGTCGGCGGGCGCGTCGGCGAGCAGCTGCACCGGTACCAGCGCATCGGGCACCACGCCCAGGGCCTGCGCGCGCTGCCGCCACGCGTGCACCTGCGCGTCGTCGGCCACGGCCAGCAGCCGCGGGCCCTGGCCGGACGGGCCGATGGCGATGTGCAGGCCGTCCAGGTCGCCGGCCACGTGCTCCTGCAGCAGGATCCGCGCCGCGGCCAGCGCCTGCACCGGGTTGTGCGCGGGCAGGTCCAGCCACAGCGTGCGGACCGCTTCGCCCGGCACCGCGACCACGGTGCGCGCGGCTGGCCCGAGGGGGGCCGGATGGGCGGGATCGAGCGGGCGGCGGGAGAGGATCCGGCCGCGCGGATCGAGCTCCAGGCAGGTCGCGGGGTGCGCGGGATCGCGCGGCAGCAGGATCAGGCGGGTGGTGGCGGGTGGATTCATTCTTCGTGGGTCCAGCGGCGCGCCCACAGGCGGACGCGTCCGGCGTTGTCCATCTGCAGGAGGCTGTTCATGAGGATCTGGGCGCCGGCGTATTCGACCGTGCTGTCCAGGGCGAACCACTGGCTGCGCAGGCCGGTCTGGTCGTAGACCTCGTTGGGCACGGCGGCCGCGGCCAGCGCCGGCTGCGCCCAGAAGGTGGTGGCGTCGTCCCACCCGCCGGCCGGGCGTGCGGCGAGGATGCGCCGCGCCTGGCCCGGGGTGACCGCGCCGAGGGTGAGCATGGACAGCACCGGCGCCTGCGCCGGGACCAGCGCGTTGACGTTGACCGGCGAGGGTCCGCCGACCGGCAGCGCGCACACGTGCGGGCGCAGGCGTGCATAGGCGACGGCGTCGTAGCCGCGGATCGCGCGCAACTCGCTGGGCTCGGCCAGCAGGGTCGCGCCGGTGCGGTAGCCGTCGGCACGCGCGGCATAGCTGCGGTCCTCGGCGCCCAGCGGCGCGCGCTGGTCGTCGCTGTCGATCCAGTCCGCCAGCGCGTCCGCCATCCCCTGGGCCTGCGCGGCGGGGAAATCCAGCGCCTGCAGCAGGGCCACGTACTGGCGGATGCCCAGCTCGTGGCGCTGCCAGTGCCCGGGCGCGCCGTCCACCACGCTGTTGAGGTTGAAGCAGGCGCTGGCGTCGCGCAGGCGCGCCTGCACCAGGCCGTGCTCGATCGGGAACAGCAGCGGCTGGTCCTGCCACCGTGCCGGGTCGTTGCGCCCGCGCGCCAGCTCGCCGATCCGCGCCCGCGCCAGCGCCTCGGTGCCCAGGGCGTAGCGCCGGGCCTGCTGCATGGCCTGGGCATTGCCGGCGCTGCGCAGGCCGAAGCGGATGTCGTCGAGCATGGCCATCGCCAGCACGGCCATCACCGCCGCCAGCAGCAGCACGACCAGCAGCGCGGCCCCGGACTGGCGGCGCCTCATCCGCGTTCCTCCGCCGGCAGCAGGAACACCTGCCGCACCCGGCCCAGGTCGCGCAGCTGGACCTCCAGCATCACCGCGCGCGGCAGGCTGGTCAGGCCGCCGCCCCAGCCGTCGCTCCACTGCCGGTAGGCGTGGAAATGCGTGCGCACCGACTCCACGCCCTCCAGCACCACCTGCGGCGGGCCGCTGGCGGCGCCGTCCAGCCACGGCCGGGTGCTGCGCTCCAGGCGGTCGTCGACCAGCCGGTATTCGACGTACTGCATCGACGCGCGCGGCGCGGCGTCCGGGTTCTCCCAGCCGTGGCGCACGAAGCCGAGCAGCGGGCGGATGCGGTCGCCGGGCGGTGCGGCGACGA
This genomic interval from Pseudoxanthomonas suwonensis 11-1 contains the following:
- the gspN gene encoding type II secretion system protein N, with product MSARLRWGLFAAVFVGVLLAGLPLRLVLAATGMPAPLAASGASGTLWNGQLHGVHWDRTALGSVSLRLSPWHLALGEARLAAAGPRLAATVLQGRRTGVEHARGDLDLALSGLPLRLSLDNAAAVFDRDRCIAAGGALAIELAGPGSAGMPAPVLHARPRCDGGRWLAEFSAAPVDGMPAMHATLHLDRRGQLALLARVETADPALRLALASQGFETSGAGMSLRAEGRLWR
- the gspM gene encoding type II secretion system protein GspM is translated as MSTPSSAGRSAGHSPSAATPASPGAGAALRAWWQQREPRERAMLVLMCAAIAAFVLWYGVFLPLRRAGEAAQARHVRAAAELARVQAEVDRIALLQAQLPARPADPAALKQAVLATAAQAGLRIGNAREDGGGLEIESESATPAQLFGWLDALRREHGLAPAALSVARNQQRLRVQARFVPPSP
- the gspL gene encoding type II secretion system protein GspL, which encodes MNPPATTRLILLPRDPAHPATCLELDPRGRILSRRPLDPAHPAPLGPAARTVVAVPGEAVRTLWLDLPAHNPVQALAAARILLQEHVAGDLDGLHIAIGPSGQGPRLLAVADDAQVHAWRQRAQALGVVPDALVPVQLLADAPADRPLQVLEHDGLWLVRGPQLALAAEPALAQRIIGTRGMRQVEDAAAVEALLAAGAAAAIPGGIDLLQYAHARPRDRAVSSRRRRLALLAALCLLSPLLLQGASALRHALGAHWLERQAGTLAAARLPEAAPGTAVATVHARHRELSAPGQLALQVAALSAALERLPQARVDSLEYAAGGGLAAGLVHAGEADLEVLREPLAAAGFGLSAQPGEPVDGGLRTLVTLEPAR
- the gspK gene encoding type II secretion system minor pseudopilin GspK; translated protein: MRRRQSGAALLVVLLLAAVMAVLAMAMLDDIRFGLRSAGNAQAMQQARRYALGTEALARARIGELARGRNDPARWQDQPLLFPIEHGLVQARLRDASACFNLNSVVDGAPGHWQRHELGIRQYVALLQALDFPAAQAQGMADALADWIDSDDQRAPLGAEDRSYAARADGYRTGATLLAEPSELRAIRGYDAVAYARLRPHVCALPVGGPSPVNVNALVPAQAPVLSMLTLGAVTPGQARRILAARPAGGWDDATTFWAQPALAAAAVPNEVYDQTGLRSQWFALDSTVEYAGAQILMNSLLQMDNAGRVRLWARRWTHEE
- the gspJ gene encoding type II secretion system minor pseudopilin GspJ; this translates as MPAHARRRGGFTLVEVLVALSVFALLATAAVGVMAWSADQQGAVRARMERLAELQRAHALLEADLSQAALRRVRRGNGVAEASAFVAAPPGDRIRPLLGFVRHGWENPDAAPRASMQYVEYRLVDDRLERSTRPWLDGAASGPPQVVLEGVESVRTHFHAYRQWSDGWGGGLTSLPRAVMLEVQLRDLGRVRQVFLLPAEERG